In one Halictus rubicundus isolate RS-2024b chromosome 14, iyHalRubi1_principal, whole genome shotgun sequence genomic region, the following are encoded:
- the LOC143360832 gene encoding uncharacterized protein LOC143360832 codes for MLGMLFRGVFLIGVLTWYSTNVWKLIDGYFRDQFRNYLEEEYRKNPRIKSDLQTAAAAVTATAGKVDPVATAKEAEPTTVAPSRSILETCESTGCPVEIAANDSTASSQGRERDTAREEEVTGGTSENEAAGGSTDKNAFLGTIAESKLENRKSPGNDQESLDSRSEATHRNDDDDDRDLRQKRREDRRSSAKRKNGKTNARSATPRDIPPREAGTPKKRTVKTITLTERDFVSVKDTSNDDFWEFEEDADRREPLQGVLVSQLPFRPRIDGVADLERVTADEYCPLTLEDETSCGETVKWP; via the coding sequence ATGTTGGGCATGCTGTTCCGCGGGGTGTTCCTGATTGGCGTACTCACTTGGTACAGCACCAACGTGTGGAAATTGATCGACGGCTACTTCAGGGATCAGTTTCGCAACTACCTGGAGGAGGAGTATCGCAAGAATCCGCGGATCAAGTCCGACCTGcagacggcggcggcggcggtcacgGCCACGGCCGGTAAAGTCGATCCCGTTGCAACCGCGAAAGAAGCGGAACCGACGACGGTGGCACCGTCGCGGTCGATCCTCGAAACCTGCGAATCGACCGGCTGTCCCGTCGAAATTGCAGCGAACGATTCGACTGCGAGCAGCCAGGGACGGGAACGAGACACGGCCCGAGAGGAGGAGGTGACAGGTGGCACCAGTGAAAACGAGGCCGCGGGCGGTTCCACCGATAAAAATGCATTCCTCGGAACCATCGCGGAATCGAAGCTGGAAAACAGGAAGTCGCCGGGCAACGATCAGGAATCCCTGGATTCCCGATCAGAAGCGACGCAtcggaacgacgacgacgacgaccgtgACCTCCGGCAGAAGAGGCGCGAGGATCGGCGATCGTCGGCCAAAAGGAAAAATGGCAAAACGAACGCTAGGTCCGCCACCCCTAGGGACATTCCCCCTAGGGAAGCCGGGACGCCGAAAAAACGAACCGTAAAGACGATCACCTTGACGGAGAGGGACTTCGTCTCGGTAAAGGACACCTCGAACGACGATTTCTGGGAGTTCGAGGAGGACGCCGACCGGAGAGAGCCGCTGCAAGGCGTTTTAGTCTCCCAGTTACCGTTCAGACCGCGGATAGACGGTGTAGCGGATTTAGAGAGAGTCACCGCGGATGAGTACTGTCCGTTGACCTTGGAGGACGAAACGTCCTGCGGGGAAACGGTTAAATGGCCTTGA
- the Xport-a gene encoding exit protein of rhodopsin and TRP A, producing MKKRNNEGKTAKGRQNENAAATDKKPDNKKDSKTDQTKLNDEIDNQGFGDWLRSSDGIEMMRLFVIANSILVFVTIGWPKLQETIALLGDYFSD from the coding sequence ATGAAGAAGCGGAACAATGAGGGCAAGACTGCGAAAGGGCGACAGAACGAAAACGCCGCAGCGACCGACAAAAAGCCCGACAACAAAAAGGACAGCAAGACGGACCAGACAAAATTGAACGACGAGATAGACAATCAGGGTTTCGGCGACTGGCTGCGGTCCAGCGATGGCATCGAAATGATGCGACTGTTCGTCATCGCCAATTCGATTTTGGTGTTCGTCACCATAGGATGGCCGAAGTTGCAGGAGACCATCGCTCTGCTCGGGGACTACTTCTCCGACTGA
- the LOC143360860 gene encoding uncharacterized protein LOC143360860: protein MSRSIFTLFAALALLQAASAVDVSKHKNIRLEFAANDGVPQTKLAGDERGTGFIGDLTVGRHFADETVFRRVIEFENPTNVIQSSTLNLSVSNGVIHYVSARNNQGSYAVVCDNPSSLGTSGGSINLRVPPTSTSVLSLTIASH, encoded by the exons ATGTCTCGTTCGATTTTCACTCTCTTCGCGGCCCTGGCACTGCTTCAGGCCGCCTCTGCCGTCGACGTGTCCAAGCACAAGAACATACGCCTCGAGTTCGCCGCGAACGATGGCGTGCCGCAAACAAAACTG GCTGGCGATGAACGTGGAACAGGATTCATTGGAGATTTAACGGTTGGCCGACACTTCGCGGACGAAACAGTTTTTCGTCGAGTGATCGAATTTGAGAACCCCACCAATGTGATCCAGTCCTCTACGCTGAACCTGTCCGTCTCTAACG GGGTGATCCATTACGTGAGCGCGCGAAACAACCAAGGAAGTTACGCGGTGGTTTGCGACAACCCATCCAGCCTGGGAACATCCGGGGGCAGCATAAACCTGCGAGTGCCGCCTACTTCGACGTCTGTCCTAAGTTTGACCATTGCGTCTCATTAA